Proteins encoded in a region of the Pseudomonadota bacterium genome:
- a CDS encoding amino acid ABC transporter substrate-binding protein, producing the protein MRRIADCSLIIAFLLTLAACDGVDPSPGKAVPAPEPAEDCTLVVGWNPWEPYQYQDLGGELRGLDVELIRGIAARIGCKTRFLASDWASLLEMLKKGDINMLPGATRTEGRAEFAMFSDPYRDETFVLFVRAGEKGRFQADNLGDLLEQGFRIGVVSQYLYGEEITALQDHPEYEDLFISVPISEMNFSNLINFEADGFLEDPFVAAAVIRKKGLAEEVEAHSIAVKTREVRLMFAKASVEQSLVDAINVALREQKSDGSYAALLEKYLQ; encoded by the coding sequence ATGCGACGAATCGCCGACTGTTCGTTAATTATTGCTTTCTTGCTCACACTGGCCGCATGCGATGGCGTTGACCCCAGCCCGGGCAAAGCCGTGCCCGCGCCGGAACCCGCGGAAGATTGTACGCTGGTCGTAGGCTGGAACCCGTGGGAGCCATACCAGTACCAGGATCTCGGCGGCGAGCTGCGTGGACTGGATGTCGAGTTGATCAGGGGAATTGCCGCCAGAATCGGCTGCAAGACCAGGTTCCTGGCCAGTGACTGGGCCAGTCTGCTCGAAATGCTGAAGAAGGGCGATATCAATATGCTGCCGGGCGCAACCAGGACCGAGGGCAGAGCCGAATTCGCCATGTTCTCGGACCCCTATCGCGATGAGACTTTCGTGCTCTTTGTCCGCGCCGGAGAAAAAGGACGATTCCAGGCTGACAACCTGGGCGATCTGCTTGAGCAGGGTTTCAGGATTGGCGTGGTATCCCAATACCTTTATGGTGAGGAAATTACAGCTTTGCAGGACCACCCTGAATACGAGGACCTGTTTATCAGCGTACCGATCTCGGAAATGAATTTCTCAAACCTGATCAATTTTGAGGCGGACGGCTTCCTCGAGGACCCATTCGTCGCCGCCGCGGTCATTCGCAAGAAAGGGCTGGCCGAAGAAGTAGAAGCCCATTCAATCGCCGTCAAGACCAGGGAGGTACGGTTGATGTTCGCAAAAGCATCGGTCGAGCAATCGCTTGTCGACGCGATCAACGTCGCCTTGCGGGAGCAAAAGAGCGATGGCAGCTATGCAGCCTTGCTCGAAAAATACCTGCAATAG
- a CDS encoding amidohydrolase family protein produces MIFRLLTVFLLGIAAFGSDYASAASVPFAFVNVNVLTMDSEVVLASQTVIIEEGRISKMGPADEIPLPPGTRKIRGDDLYLMPGLAEMHAHIPGLADPDNLDRILFLNVAHGITVVRGMLGAADHLDLRRQLALGHRFGPRLYTSGPSLNGRSVNGPADAGSKVRQQQAAGFDFVKLHPGLNLREFRAIDRVADELGIPYAGHVGLLVGVPEALRLGQASIDHLDGYLQALVPEDTAYPDAANGLFGLGLAGLIDEARIEPLASATAKAGVWIVPTQTFLEHWVLPPAASEMSLWPEMAYVPAATLASWSKSKNAILNDPGYDRAAAEQFIALRRKLIKALHDQGAGLLLGSDAPQVFNVPGVAAHQELELLVAAGLTPYQALRTGTVNPARYFGAEDQFGRVRVGLSANLILLEANPFADISNTRKIRGVMLKGQWLDHEQISQGLAFWALR; encoded by the coding sequence ATGATTTTTCGGTTGCTGACTGTTTTCCTGCTGGGTATTGCGGCCTTCGGCAGCGATTACGCCAGCGCCGCGTCTGTGCCATTTGCGTTCGTCAATGTCAATGTTTTGACGATGGATAGCGAAGTCGTGTTGGCATCGCAAACGGTAATCATCGAAGAAGGCCGCATCAGCAAAATGGGTCCGGCCGATGAAATCCCGCTGCCCCCGGGGACGCGGAAAATCCGCGGCGATGACCTCTACCTGATGCCGGGGCTGGCGGAAATGCACGCACATATTCCGGGGCTGGCCGATCCGGACAACCTGGACCGAATCCTTTTTCTCAATGTCGCCCACGGCATCACTGTAGTCAGGGGCATGCTGGGCGCGGCGGATCACCTGGATCTCAGGCGGCAACTGGCGCTGGGGCACAGATTCGGCCCTCGACTTTACACCTCCGGGCCATCGCTGAACGGCCGCAGCGTTAACGGCCCCGCGGACGCGGGCAGCAAGGTCAGGCAACAGCAGGCCGCGGGCTTTGACTTCGTCAAACTTCACCCCGGGCTGAATCTGCGCGAATTCAGGGCGATCGATCGCGTGGCCGACGAACTCGGCATCCCCTACGCCGGTCATGTCGGCTTGCTGGTCGGCGTGCCCGAAGCGTTGCGGCTGGGCCAGGCCAGCATCGATCACCTGGACGGCTACCTGCAGGCGCTGGTTCCGGAAGACACGGCCTATCCCGACGCAGCCAATGGCTTGTTCGGTTTGGGGCTGGCAGGCCTGATCGACGAAGCCCGGATCGAGCCGCTGGCCAGTGCGACCGCGAAGGCGGGTGTCTGGATCGTCCCGACACAAACATTTCTGGAGCACTGGGTCCTGCCGCCGGCTGCCTCGGAAATGTCCCTGTGGCCGGAAATGGCCTATGTCCCGGCGGCTACACTCGCGAGCTGGTCGAAGAGCAAAAACGCGATACTCAACGATCCCGGTTACGATCGGGCGGCCGCGGAGCAGTTTATCGCGCTCCGCCGCAAGCTCATCAAAGCCCTGCACGACCAGGGCGCGGGCCTGTTGCTGGGTTCTGACGCCCCCCAGGTTTTTAACGTGCCCGGAGTCGCTGCTCACCAGGAACTCGAATTGCTGGTCGCTGCGGGTCTGACGCCTTACCAGGCGTTGCGGACCGGAACTGTCAATCCAGCCCGCTACTTCGGCGCCGAAGACCAGTTTGGCCGTGTCCGGGTGGGATTGTCTGCGAATCTGATCCTGCTCGAAGCCAATCCGTTCGCAGATATCAGCAATACACGAAAAATCAGGGGCGTCATGCTCAAGGGCCAGTGGCTTGACCATGAGCAGATCAGCCAGGGACTGGCCTTTTGGGCGCTACGATAG
- a CDS encoding OmpA family protein, with product MKLSRILAFLCIGLIWANVTLAEEKAGQWYLTPAAIGVWVADGQPREDESGFAVGFGRALTDKVNLELMYTSVNHPGSGGADQDIRELELNFLRVWFRDASWSPYFLLGLGAMNIDSTDPALNFREKTGSIGMGLLIDLGRGGTVSLRPELRLRKFFAPNGSTNDLVAMIGLQIPFGSPHAEPAPSAPSDADGDGVADGADRCPGTPRGRAVKANGCEYDADGDGVVDGADRCPDTPSGAPVDGRGCPLDSDGDGVADYMDNCPGTPAGTRVDNRGCELQEEIHLRGVNFETNSADLTADSSARLDDAAATLLKNSDLRVEVAGYTDSSGSAAYNQNLSGRRAQSVMNYLVSHGVDAGMLSARGYGESNPIASNATAAGRAENRRVTLRILGE from the coding sequence ATGAAACTTTCCAGAATTCTTGCGTTTTTGTGCATCGGCCTGATCTGGGCAAACGTGACATTGGCCGAGGAAAAGGCCGGGCAGTGGTATCTGACACCCGCAGCCATCGGCGTATGGGTAGCCGACGGCCAACCGCGGGAAGACGAGTCCGGTTTTGCCGTTGGCTTTGGCCGCGCCCTGACCGACAAAGTGAATCTGGAACTGATGTACACCAGTGTCAATCACCCCGGCAGCGGGGGCGCGGATCAGGATATCCGCGAGCTGGAGCTGAACTTCCTGCGAGTCTGGTTCCGTGACGCAAGCTGGTCGCCCTATTTTTTGCTGGGGCTGGGCGCCATGAATATCGACAGTACCGATCCGGCCCTTAATTTTCGTGAAAAAACAGGTTCGATCGGCATGGGCTTGCTGATCGATCTGGGCCGCGGCGGCACCGTCTCGTTGCGCCCTGAACTGAGACTGAGAAAGTTCTTCGCCCCGAACGGCTCGACCAACGATTTGGTTGCGATGATCGGTCTGCAGATTCCTTTTGGCTCTCCCCACGCAGAGCCCGCGCCGAGCGCACCCAGCGATGCGGATGGCGATGGCGTGGCCGATGGCGCTGATCGATGCCCGGGCACGCCACGCGGCAGAGCCGTCAAGGCGAACGGATGCGAATATGACGCCGACGGCGATGGGGTGGTCGATGGCGCTGACCGCTGCCCGGATACGCCGTCCGGTGCACCGGTCGATGGGCGCGGATGCCCTCTCGACAGCGATGGCGATGGCGTGGCCGACTATATGGACAACTGCCCGGGCACGCCGGCTGGCACGCGGGTCGACAATCGCGGTTGCGAATTGCAGGAGGAAATCCACCTGCGGGGGGTTAATTTCGAGACCAATTCCGCTGACCTGACCGCCGATTCGTCGGCGCGTCTCGATGACGCCGCGGCCACGCTACTGAAGAACAGCGATCTGCGAGTCGAAGTTGCCGGTTACACCGACAGTTCCGGATCGGCCGCGTATAACCAGAACCTGTCCGGGCGCCGGGCCCAGTCTGTCATGAACTACCTCGTCAGCCATGGGGTCGACGCCGGCATGCTGAGCGCCAGGGGTTATGGCGAAAGCAACCCGATCGCCAGCAATGCGACGGCCGCGGGCCGCGCAGAAAATCGCCGGGTTACCTTGCGCATACTCGGCGAGTAG
- a CDS encoding DegT/DnrJ/EryC1/StrS family aminotransferase has translation MAEIPLAQPDISEPEIAGVAEVLRSTRLSQGSRLHEFEAALAERCACPGAVAVSSGSAALDLCLQALDIGPGDEVITPSFTFVATVNAIVRRGATPVFIDICRDTMNMDCADLARCVSDRTRAVIVVHLFGRPVAMDPVLEFCRAHNLRLIEDACEALGASSNGRPVGSVGDCGVFGFYPNKLITTGEGGAIVSRNLELLALCRALRNQGRTADGFLADRLGHNYRLAELACALGAGQLERLDEFLERRSTAAARYHRLLEGLPGVSLPPRDCAHGRIAWFVYVLTLDAPRPRRDRLIAGMARKGIELGDYFPAVHLLDFYRQRYPVPRGSLPATEAIAGRTIALPLFPAITERQQITVADELARILASR, from the coding sequence ATGGCTGAAATTCCCCTGGCGCAACCCGATATCTCCGAGCCGGAGATTGCCGGCGTTGCCGAGGTGTTGCGTAGCACCCGCCTGAGCCAGGGATCCAGGTTGCACGAATTCGAGGCCGCGCTCGCGGAACGCTGCGCTTGTCCGGGTGCGGTGGCGGTCAGCTCGGGCAGCGCAGCATTGGATCTGTGCCTGCAAGCGTTGGATATCGGGCCCGGCGACGAGGTCATCACGCCGTCCTTTACTTTCGTCGCGACGGTCAATGCGATAGTCAGGCGGGGCGCGACACCGGTTTTTATCGATATCTGCCGCGACACCATGAACATGGACTGCGCAGACCTGGCGCGCTGCGTCAGCGACAGGACCAGGGCTGTTATCGTTGTCCACTTGTTTGGCCGGCCGGTTGCCATGGACCCGGTACTTGAGTTTTGCCGGGCCCACAATCTGCGACTGATCGAAGACGCCTGCGAAGCGCTGGGCGCAAGCAGCAACGGGAGGCCGGTCGGCAGTGTGGGCGATTGCGGTGTTTTTGGCTTCTATCCCAACAAACTCATCACTACCGGCGAAGGGGGCGCCATCGTCAGCCGGAACCTTGAATTACTGGCGCTCTGCCGCGCCCTCAGGAACCAGGGAAGAACAGCGGACGGCTTCCTGGCAGACCGGCTGGGCCATAATTACCGGCTGGCCGAACTCGCCTGTGCGCTTGGGGCGGGCCAGCTCGAAAGGCTGGATGAGTTCCTGGAACGACGAAGTACAGCGGCAGCCCGTTACCACCGGCTGCTCGAAGGACTACCCGGCGTCAGCCTGCCGCCGCGCGACTGCGCGCACGGTCGCATTGCCTGGTTTGTCTATGTCCTCACCCTGGACGCCCCGCGACCGCGGCGCGATCGGCTAATCGCCGGGATGGCTCGCAAAGGCATTGAATTGGGGGATTACTTCCCGGCCGTTCACTTGCTTGATTTCTACCGCCAACGCTACCCGGTCCCCCGGGGGTCGTTGCCGGCAACGGAAGCCATAGCAGGCCGGACGATTGCGTTGCCTTTGTTCCCCGCAATAACGGAACGGCAGCAGATAACGGTGGCTGACGAACTGGCACGGATTCTGGCCAGCCGGTGA
- a CDS encoding class I SAM-dependent methyltransferase — MTKAADKDTSHWDDYWRHGFLTSCADAFDGNYQGKLRQVWEEFFRSAKGNATILDIGTGNGAIALIASRISGERQSGFSIHAIDQADIDPLAMVKSNADGLAAIRFYSKTPAEDCGLPANSIDMVSGQYALEYTPLSQTVAELARVCAPGARLLFVMHHSDSVVLQTAAEELRLGKLLENSGFFDHAADLLKHMSNVSADQAHLLAGDPAAEESRERLNRSATDLKSLVSQTPDPRILQNALKSVSDCFRQQRKLGPDVLALLARYRLQLDANLARLHDLQNAAVSERKGQEIIALFEAQGFLTEPLVDIYQDQELLAGRMLRASLPIGA, encoded by the coding sequence ATGACAAAGGCGGCAGACAAGGATACATCGCATTGGGACGATTACTGGCGTCACGGCTTCCTGACCTCCTGCGCAGACGCCTTTGACGGTAATTACCAGGGGAAGCTGCGCCAGGTCTGGGAGGAATTTTTCCGCTCTGCCAAAGGCAACGCGACGATTCTGGACATCGGGACCGGCAACGGGGCGATCGCGCTGATCGCCAGCCGCATTTCCGGCGAGCGGCAAAGCGGTTTTTCGATACACGCGATCGATCAGGCGGACATCGACCCGCTGGCAATGGTGAAATCGAATGCAGACGGCCTGGCGGCGATCCGTTTTTATTCAAAAACGCCGGCCGAGGACTGCGGCCTGCCCGCTAACAGTATCGATATGGTCAGCGGCCAATATGCGCTGGAGTACACGCCGCTTAGCCAAACCGTCGCCGAACTGGCCCGGGTTTGCGCCCCTGGAGCGCGCCTGTTGTTTGTGATGCATCACTCAGACTCGGTGGTCCTGCAGACCGCGGCCGAAGAACTGAGGCTGGGCAAGCTACTGGAAAACAGTGGATTTTTCGATCACGCGGCCGATCTCCTAAAGCATATGAGCAATGTTTCCGCCGACCAGGCGCATTTGCTGGCCGGCGACCCCGCGGCCGAAGAAAGCCGCGAACGACTAAACCGATCGGCAACCGACCTGAAATCGCTGGTCTCACAAACACCCGATCCCCGGATCCTGCAAAACGCGCTGAAATCGGTCAGCGATTGTTTTCGCCAGCAGCGGAAACTGGGTCCCGATGTTCTTGCCTTGCTTGCCCGATACCGGCTGCAGCTCGATGCCAACCTGGCCCGCTTGCACGATTTGCAAAATGCCGCGGTAAGCGAACGAAAGGGCCAGGAGATCATCGCATTATTCGAGGCGCAGGGTTTTCTGACCGAGCCGCTGGTGGACATCTACCAGGATCAGGAATTGTTGGCCGGGAGGATGCTCCGGGCATCGCTCCCCATCGGCGCCTGA
- a CDS encoding metallophosphoesterase — MTRRPLLNLFLHLAIMVLAVGQAIAEDNPEARYSGVSRVVVIADVSGAYEDMASILRQTDIIDDEGNWSGGDSYLVSLGDIVDRGPASRAALDLLMSLQTQAGKAGGKVLLALGNHEVMNMIGDWRYVSEQEIAEFAGEETVAQRQAAYANYQRQRDQATLSSDQTRAEFDRQFPAGYFARLEAFSPQGKYGNWLLEQSVVLVVNDTLFVHGGLAPVIGEMPLGELNQTMLAEIRLYAEAWHALNKAGFVSSKQNVPDVIAIATILAADEDVREEFRLAASSLLAANEGVALNADGPLWYRGSALCYPLSESSNTRRALETQQVQRAVLGHTPTTSRKVESRDDGRIVLLDTGMLTSHYGGSAAALIIDEHGLRVRYLDREGLESPYVQTRKVGARPNNMSDDELAEFLRTASVIGSEAIPVGVTLPTRLTLEKDGVQLDAIFKTESTEIRRGRGPNKNRMLNVSDRWQYEIAAYRLDRMLGLDMVPVAVERNINGEDGALIFWMDGLISLLKKNREKIKANGWCPLQPQHDLMYVWDTLIYNDDRTQQNVTYTQGDWMLKLIDQSRSFRTYRNKPPYVRERELKMPREMADRLAALDAEQLSAELGAYINRDQIRALLRRRDSLINNWAEILSP, encoded by the coding sequence ATGACCCGCAGACCATTGCTCAATCTGTTCCTCCATCTAGCGATCATGGTGCTGGCCGTTGGCCAGGCAATCGCCGAGGATAATCCAGAAGCGAGGTATTCCGGTGTATCCCGCGTGGTCGTCATTGCCGATGTTTCGGGTGCCTACGAGGACATGGCCAGCATCTTGAGGCAAACCGACATCATCGACGACGAGGGCAACTGGTCCGGCGGCGACAGTTATCTGGTCAGCCTTGGCGATATCGTGGATCGCGGTCCGGCATCGCGCGCGGCATTGGATCTGCTGATGTCATTGCAGACACAGGCTGGCAAAGCCGGCGGCAAAGTATTGCTGGCACTGGGCAATCACGAAGTAATGAACATGATCGGTGACTGGCGATACGTGTCTGAACAGGAGATTGCCGAATTTGCCGGCGAGGAAACAGTGGCACAACGCCAGGCCGCATACGCCAATTATCAGCGCCAGCGTGATCAGGCGACCCTGTCCAGCGATCAAACAAGGGCGGAGTTCGATCGACAATTCCCGGCCGGATATTTTGCCCGTCTTGAGGCTTTCTCGCCGCAGGGCAAGTACGGCAACTGGCTGCTTGAACAATCCGTAGTACTCGTCGTCAACGATACGCTTTTCGTGCACGGCGGGCTGGCCCCGGTGATCGGCGAAATGCCGTTAGGCGAACTGAACCAAACCATGTTGGCGGAAATTCGACTATACGCGGAAGCATGGCATGCATTGAACAAAGCAGGTTTTGTCTCTTCGAAACAAAACGTCCCGGATGTAATCGCCATTGCGACGATCCTGGCAGCCGACGAAGATGTTAGGGAAGAGTTTCGTCTCGCCGCCAGCAGCCTGTTGGCTGCCAATGAAGGCGTGGCACTCAACGCCGACGGCCCGCTCTGGTATCGCGGCAGCGCGCTGTGCTATCCACTCAGCGAAAGCAGCAACACCAGGCGAGCGCTGGAGACTCAGCAGGTGCAACGCGCGGTACTCGGACACACGCCAACAACGAGCCGAAAAGTTGAAAGCCGGGATGACGGCAGAATCGTCCTGCTGGATACCGGCATGCTGACTTCGCACTACGGCGGCAGCGCCGCCGCACTGATTATCGACGAGCATGGTCTGCGGGTCCGCTACCTCGATCGGGAAGGCCTCGAATCCCCGTACGTGCAAACAAGAAAAGTGGGCGCCCGGCCCAACAATATGTCGGATGACGAGCTGGCGGAATTCTTGCGTACCGCGAGCGTAATCGGCAGCGAGGCAATCCCCGTTGGCGTCACCCTGCCGACTCGCCTGACCCTGGAAAAAGACGGCGTTCAACTGGACGCGATATTCAAGACCGAGTCGACCGAAATTCGCCGCGGCCGCGGACCCAATAAAAACCGCATGCTGAACGTCTCAGACCGCTGGCAGTATGAAATCGCCGCTTACCGGCTGGACCGCATGCTGGGTCTCGATATGGTCCCGGTTGCGGTCGAGCGCAACATAAACGGCGAAGATGGCGCGCTGATTTTCTGGATGGATGGATTGATCAGCCTGCTGAAAAAAAACCGCGAGAAGATCAAGGCCAATGGCTGGTGTCCGCTGCAACCACAACACGACCTGATGTATGTCTGGGACACGCTGATCTATAACGATGATCGCACGCAACAGAATGTCACTTACACGCAAGGCGACTGGATGCTCAAACTGATAGACCAGTCGCGCAGTTTCCGAACCTATCGCAACAAACCGCCGTACGTGCGCGAGCGCGAGCTGAAGATGCCCCGGGAAATGGCCGACCGGCTTGCCGCGCTGGATGCCGAGCAGTTGAGCGCCGAACTCGGCGCTTATATCAACCGCGACCAGATTCGCGCCTTGCTGAGGCGCCGTGACAGCCTGATCAATAACTGGGCCGAAATTCTCTCGCCCTGA
- the neuC gene encoding UDP-N-acetylglucosamine 2-epimerase (hydrolyzing), translating into MSQPVRVAVITSSRADFGHLHWPLRQMLAHPRIEPKLVVMGAHLAPEFGSTADEIKRQGFTVDETVECLLSSDSDVGMSKSIGLATLGLTEILSRDRPDLVLVIADRYEMLAPASVALALRIPIAHIEGGEISEGAIDDAVRNALTKLSHVHFTPTAMAKQRVLALGEEAWRVHQVGAPSLDHLREATIPGPAELGERLAIDLDQPYCMVSVHPVTLAADPEADAIALLGALENISLAKIICFPNADAGSRKLIRQSRDFCRRNANASLFVNLAHLDYWGLLKHSLFLIGNSSSGIMETPALKLPAVNIGIRQQGRERADNIIDCPAQADQIRAAIDKASSETFRASLYDMQNPYGDGTAGRQIASLIAGLPEKQELLIKKNVPACTDPVLTEQRNPGHG; encoded by the coding sequence ATGAGCCAGCCTGTGAGAGTCGCGGTCATCACCTCGTCAAGAGCGGATTTTGGCCACCTGCACTGGCCGCTGCGGCAGATGCTGGCCCACCCGCGGATCGAGCCGAAACTGGTCGTTATGGGCGCCCACCTGGCGCCCGAATTTGGCTCGACCGCCGATGAAATCAAGCGCCAGGGTTTTACCGTCGATGAAACGGTCGAGTGCCTGCTCAGTTCCGACAGCGATGTCGGTATGAGCAAATCCATAGGACTGGCGACGCTGGGGCTGACTGAAATACTGTCCCGCGACCGGCCGGACCTGGTGCTGGTCATCGCCGATCGATACGAAATGCTGGCGCCGGCCAGCGTCGCGCTGGCGCTGCGGATTCCGATCGCCCATATAGAGGGCGGCGAGATCAGCGAGGGCGCGATCGACGATGCGGTCCGCAACGCCCTGACCAAGCTTAGCCACGTCCATTTCACGCCGACGGCCATGGCAAAGCAAAGGGTGCTGGCGCTGGGGGAAGAGGCCTGGCGCGTACACCAGGTCGGTGCGCCGTCACTGGATCACCTGCGTGAAGCCACGATCCCTGGCCCGGCCGAGCTCGGTGAAAGACTGGCAATCGATCTCGATCAGCCTTATTGCATGGTTTCCGTACACCCGGTCACGCTGGCGGCGGACCCGGAAGCCGATGCCATTGCCTTGCTCGGCGCATTGGAAAATATTTCCCTTGCCAAGATCATCTGCTTCCCGAATGCGGACGCGGGAAGCCGCAAGCTGATCCGGCAATCCCGTGATTTCTGCCGGCGCAACGCCAATGCCAGCCTGTTTGTGAACCTGGCTCACCTGGATTACTGGGGGCTGTTGAAGCACAGCCTTTTTCTTATCGGTAATTCCTCGAGCGGGATCATGGAAACGCCGGCGTTGAAATTACCGGCGGTCAACATCGGTATACGCCAGCAGGGGCGCGAACGCGCGGACAACATCATCGACTGCCCGGCGCAAGCGGACCAAATCCGTGCCGCGATCGACAAAGCCAGCAGCGAAACTTTCCGGGCCTCGTTGTACGACATGCAAAACCCTTATGGCGACGGCACCGCCGGACGCCAGATCGCCAGCTTGATTGCCGGTTTGCCGGAAAAACAAGAACTGCTGATAAAGAAAAACGTGCCCGCCTGCACGGACCCTGTACTGACCGAACAGCGCAATCCCGGCCATGGCTGA